CGCGACCGCCGTCGAGCGGTGGCCGGCCGACGGCGTACCCCCGAACCCCGGCGCCTGGCTGACCACCACCGCCAACAACAAGGCCATCGACCGGATTCGGCGGGAGAACAAGCGCGACGACAAGCAGCGGGAGGCTCGGATGGTGTACGACGACGACCCGCCCGGGCCTCTCGGCGTCATCGACGACGACCGGCTCCGGCTGATCTTCACCTGCTGTCACCCGGCCCTGGCGATGGAGACCCGCGTGGCGCTGACGCTGCGCATGGTCGGCGGGCTGACCGTGCCCGAGATCGCCCGCTCCTTCCTCGTGCAGGAGACCGCGATGGGCCGGCGGATCACCCGCGCGAAGGCGAAGATCACGGCGGCTCGAATCCCCTATCGGGTCCCGGATGCGGCCGATCTCCCGGCCCGCGTCTCCGGCGTGCTCGCCGTCCTCTTCCTCGTCTTCAACGAGGGCTACCTGGCCACCGGCGCCGACTCCGAACCCCTACGCCACGACCTGACCGCCGAGGCGATCCGGCTCACTCGCCTGCTCCGCGCCCTCCTGCCGGATGACGGGGAGGTGGCCGGGCTGCTGGCGCTGATGCTCCTCACGGAGGCCCGCCGCCGCGCCCGGGTCTCGGCCGGCGGCGACCTGGTCCCCCTGGCCGAGCAGGACCGCGGCGCCTGGGACGCGACGCTGATCGCCGAGGGTCACCGGCTGGTGCGCGAACGCCTCGCCGCTGCCGCCGCCGGGGTGCCTCCGGGCCGCTACCAGATCCTCGCGGCGGTCAACGCCGTGCACACCTCCGCCCGCGACATGCGCGACACCGACTGGTCGCAGATCCTCGCCCTCTACGACCAGCTCGTCCGGCTCGACCGCTCGCCGATCATCGCCCTCAACCGGGCCGTCGCGGTCGCTGAGCTCGACGGCCCCGACGTGGCACTGGCGGCCGTCGACCGACTTGACGACCAGTTGGCCGGCTATCACGCCTACCACGCAACCCGCGCCGACCTGCTGCGCCGGCTGGGCCGCAGTCAGGAGTCCCGGGCGGCGTACGACCGAGCCATCGAGCTGGCAGGCAACACCGCCGAGACCGCCTACCTGACCCGCCGCCGCGACCAGCTCGGGTAGTACCCGCCACGCCGCGTGATCGCCCTGTCTTGGTCGGCGGTCGTTGGTATTGATGTGCATCACGTTCGATCGCCGTTGCGGCCACGAGGAGACGTCATGGCAACCTTCACCAAGTCCGACGAACTGCAGGCAGCGGAGTTCGTCGGGGCGGACCTGCGTGGTGCCCGGTTCGTCCAAACCGACCTGTCCGGCGTCGTGATGCGCGCCGTCGAGGTGTCCGGGGCGGACATCGACGCACCGTGGCTCTTCGAAGACGGGAACTCCTTGCGCGTCAACGGCGTCGACGTGGTCCCGCTCGTCGATGCAGAACTCAACCGCCGCTTTCCCGGCCGCACCGACCGGCGCGCCGCGGATCCGGACGGCCTGCGCGCGGCCTGGGCCGCGCTCGAGCACACATGGGCGGCCACGCTCGAGCGCGTCGCGGCGATGCCGGCCGGCACGGTCGACATTTCGGTGCACGGCGAGTGGTCGTTCGCGCAGACGCTGCGGCACCTGGTCCTCGCCACGGACGCGTGGCTGCGCGGAGCGGTCCTGCAGATCGAACAGCCGTATCACCCCATCGGTCAGACGGACGCCGGTTTCGCGGCCGACGGCCACGACGTGTCGGTCTTCACGACGGTCACTCCGTCGTACGCCGAGGTGCTCGAGGTCCGGGCCGGTCGCGTCGCGATGATGCGCGACTTCCTTGCCACCGTCACGCCAGAGACGCTCGCCGCGACCCGCAGGAATCCGCACGCCCCCGACTACGAGGAGAGCGTCCTCTCCTGCCTGCACGTGATCCTCTACGAGGAGTGGGAGCACCAGCGCTACGCGCTGCGCGACCTCGACGCGATCGAGGCGACTACCGCTGCCCGCTGAGCTCTACGTCTTGGGGCGTAGGGGCTCCGGGCTCGGACTCCAGCGCCGCGCCGTTGAATTTCAGCAGACCGAGGAAGAACAACCCGCCCGCGACGACCAGGCCGACCACGATCAGGTCCGGGACGAGCGACTCGCCGGGCACCACCAGCACGAACAACGCGACCGTCACCCACACCAGCGCGCAGATCGCGACCGGCAACTCGAAGCGCCCGAGGCTGAACGCGCCCTTCTTGCGATCGAGTCGTTTGCGTACCACCAGGTAGAGGCAGATCGTCGAGCCGTAGATGATCGCCGGGAGGATCGTCGACGCGATGATGAGCTTCAACAGCGCCGCACCCGGCAGCGCAACCATCAGGACGACACCCACGACGAGGATCAAGATCGTCGCCGGGACCGGCGTCTGCGTGCGCGGACTGACCCGCCGCATCAGCCGGTGGGCAGGGAAGCGGGAGTCGCGGGACATCGCGAAAACGATCCGCGAGCAGGCAGCCATCACCACCATCCCGGCACCGAAGAACGCGACCGTGATCCCGACCAGCAGAATTCTCTCCGCCACCGGACCGAGCTGATCGCGGATGATCAGCGCAACCGCCGAGTCGCTGGCGGTGACGCGAGGGACGTTTTTGATCGCGACGGTGAGCGCGATCAGGAAGACGAGTCCCAGCAACGCCGCCGCCACAACCGACCCGACGATGGCGCGCGGGACGCTCCGATGGGGGTTCTTGGCTTCCTCAGCCAGGTTCGCCGCGGCGTCGAAGCCGACGAGCGTCGCGAGGCCCATGATCATCGCACCCATCAACCCGCCGCCGACGGAGAAATAGTCTGGGGCGTGCGCGGTGACGCCGCGCGAAGCGAGGTTCCCGGCTGCACCGGTGTTCGTGACGAGCACAGCGACGATCAGTGCGATCGCCAACACCACGACGATCAGGAATTCCAACACAACCGCGCTCGAGTTGATCATGGCGACGAGGCGCGTCGAGGCGAGGACGATCAGCGCCTGAAGGAGCATCACCGCGAGCGTGATCAGCCGGGCGGTGCCTTCATTCGGCGCCATGCCGAACAGCGGCATGAATGCCTGGCTCGCGAGCGCGTTGTCGACTGCCACCACGCCCACGGCCAGATAACACACGGTCAGCCAACCGAACCCCCAACCGATCTTCGGGGTGGCCAGCCGCGAGGCCCATTGGTAGGCGGACCCGCTGAGGGGGATGCGGGCCGCGAACTGCGCGTAGACCAGCGCCACCAGGACCTGCCCGATGGCCACGACAACCCAGAGCCAGACCGCGACCGGACCCCCGGTTTGCAGCACGTCGTCGTACGTCGCGAAGATGCCGACTGCCACCGAGATGAAGGCGAACGAGAT
The sequence above is a segment of the Mycobacteriales bacterium genome. Coding sequences within it:
- a CDS encoding DUF6596 domain-containing protein; protein product: MIDVREAIARAHHEEWARLVAALARRFGDLDIAEEAAAEAFATAVERWPADGVPPNPGAWLTTTANNKAIDRIRRENKRDDKQREARMVYDDDPPGPLGVIDDDRLRLIFTCCHPALAMETRVALTLRMVGGLTVPEIARSFLVQETAMGRRITRAKAKITAARIPYRVPDAADLPARVSGVLAVLFLVFNEGYLATGADSEPLRHDLTAEAIRLTRLLRALLPDDGEVAGLLALMLLTEARRRARVSAGGDLVPLAEQDRGAWDATLIAEGHRLVRERLAAAAAGVPPGRYQILAAVNAVHTSARDMRDTDWSQILALYDQLVRLDRSPIIALNRAVAVAELDGPDVALAAVDRLDDQLAGYHAYHATRADLLRRLGRSQESRAAYDRAIELAGNTAETAYLTRRRDQLG
- a CDS encoding DinB family protein, which gives rise to MATFTKSDELQAAEFVGADLRGARFVQTDLSGVVMRAVEVSGADIDAPWLFEDGNSLRVNGVDVVPLVDAELNRRFPGRTDRRAADPDGLRAAWAALEHTWAATLERVAAMPAGTVDISVHGEWSFAQTLRHLVLATDAWLRGAVLQIEQPYHPIGQTDAGFAADGHDVSVFTTVTPSYAEVLEVRAGRVAMMRDFLATVTPETLAATRRNPHAPDYEESVLSCLHVILYEEWEHQRYALRDLDAIEATTAAR
- a CDS encoding amino acid permease — encoded protein: MAKTATSEQADVGSVELGGYQQELKRTLGSFQVFAISFAFISVAVGIFATYDDVLQTGGPVAVWLWVVVAIGQVLVALVYAQFAARIPLSGSAYQWASRLATPKIGWGFGWLTVCYLAVGVVAVDNALASQAFMPLFGMAPNEGTARLITLAVMLLQALIVLASTRLVAMINSSAVVLEFLIVVVLAIALIVAVLVTNTGAAGNLASRGVTAHAPDYFSVGGGLMGAMIMGLATLVGFDAAANLAEEAKNPHRSVPRAIVGSVVAAALLGLVFLIALTVAIKNVPRVTASDSAVALIIRDQLGPVAERILLVGITVAFFGAGMVVMAACSRIVFAMSRDSRFPAHRLMRRVSPRTQTPVPATILILVVGVVLMVALPGAALLKLIIASTILPAIIYGSTICLYLVVRKRLDRKKGAFSLGRFELPVAICALVWVTVALFVLVVPGESLVPDLIVVGLVVAGGLFFLGLLKFNGAALESEPGAPTPQDVELSGQR